The proteins below are encoded in one region of Firmicutes bacterium HGW-Firmicutes-1:
- the aroA gene encoding 3-phosphoshikimate 1-carboxyvinyltransferase, translating to MKINPVNRLKGEIKVPGDKSVSHRAVMLGSVAKGHTLIKDFLMGEDCLSTIRCFQQMGVSIGINQKTVSVKGNGLHGLKKPEQILDVGNSGTTMRLMSGLLCGQDFDCSITGDSSIIKRPMGRIIQPLTKMNGNIKSIHENNLAPLYIQPSQLINIDYVSPVSSAQVKSSIMLASLYTTGVTTIVEPFTSRNHSELLLNHFGGNIQVNGTKVICNPVEELFAQEVIVPSDISSAAYFMVAGLISKNSEIIIKDVGINPTRDGIIHVLQNMEGQIELDNIRYISGEKVADIIVRSSRLKGTIVEGSIIPSLIDEIPIIAIAAALAEGKTIIKDAAELKVKETNRIDTMVNELKKMGVDILGTDDGMIIEGGNPLQGAVVDSYHDHRVAMSLTIAALNAMSTTTLMNSRCIDISYPTFFEDIKSLF from the coding sequence ATGAAAATCAATCCAGTAAATCGATTAAAGGGAGAAATTAAAGTACCTGGTGACAAATCCGTCTCTCATAGAGCTGTTATGTTAGGCTCTGTTGCAAAGGGGCATACTCTTATAAAAGACTTTCTAATGGGGGAAGATTGTTTATCAACCATTAGATGTTTCCAACAAATGGGAGTTTCAATTGGTATTAATCAAAAAACTGTAAGTGTAAAAGGAAATGGTCTACATGGTTTGAAGAAACCTGAACAAATTTTAGATGTTGGTAATAGCGGAACAACTATGCGACTCATGTCAGGGTTACTCTGTGGCCAAGACTTTGATTGTTCCATAACTGGTGATTCCTCAATTATCAAAAGACCTATGGGAAGAATTATTCAACCACTTACAAAAATGAATGGTAACATTAAGAGTATACATGAAAATAATCTTGCTCCTCTTTACATACAGCCCTCACAGCTTATTAATATTGATTATGTTTCCCCTGTTTCTAGTGCGCAAGTCAAATCATCTATCATGTTGGCCTCACTATATACTACTGGCGTGACTACTATAGTTGAACCATTTACATCACGAAACCATTCTGAGCTCCTACTCAACCACTTTGGTGGAAACATCCAAGTTAACGGGACAAAAGTAATATGTAACCCAGTAGAAGAGTTATTTGCTCAAGAAGTAATCGTACCTTCAGATATATCCTCTGCCGCTTACTTTATGGTTGCTGGATTAATTTCAAAAAATTCCGAGATTATAATTAAAGATGTTGGAATTAATCCAACACGAGATGGGATCATTCACGTTCTCCAAAACATGGAAGGACAGATTGAACTAGATAATATTAGATATATCAGTGGTGAAAAAGTGGCTGATATCATCGTTAGATCTAGCAGACTTAAAGGTACCATTGTTGAAGGTAGCATCATTCCTTCACTTATAGATGAAATCCCTATTATTGCAATCGCTGCTGCTTTAGCAGAAGGTAAAACAATAATCAAGGATGCAGCAGAGCTAAAAGTGAAAGAAACAAACAGGATAGATACAATGGTTAATGAACTCAAGAAAATGGGTGTTGATATTTTGGGTACTGATGATGGGATGATTATTGAAGGTGGAAACCCATTACAAGGGGCTGTCGTGGATAGTTATCATGATCACCGAGTAGCGATGTCACTTACGATAGCTGCTCTAAATGCAATGTCTACTACTACCCTTATGAATAGTAGATGTATAGATATATCCTATCCTACCTTTTTTGAAGACATTAAAAGCTTATTCTAG
- a CDS encoding HD-GYP domain-containing protein → MRYVPISCLREGMIVAKSLYNTNNKLLVRRGFPIKQAYLERIKSLGYQGVYIDDDLSEGIEIKDIISHELRRTTVYAIKDVFSAMNMSKDSASKSVSNKLDNTKKLIENIVYDIINNKNAIVNMVDIKMFDEYTFYHSVNVAILSIALGQGLKLTEKELYDLGLAAVLHDIGKVYIDKDILLKNGELTQEEFETVQMHSEFGYRHLRNSYEIPIASYVGVLQHHEKYDGTGYPQKKQKEEISLFGRIICIADVYDAITSNRPYRKAMLPSEAMEYIMANSGTMFDSNIVKMFINKIAAYPIGTMVKLSNGVEALVVENNNITPLRPVVKIYKDEKGEQMFTPYIINLGDMSTSKNITIVELVY, encoded by the coding sequence ATGCGGTACGTGCCAATATCTTGCTTGAGAGAAGGTATGATTGTTGCAAAAAGCCTATACAATACCAATAATAAGTTATTGGTAAGAAGAGGTTTTCCAATTAAGCAGGCATATCTTGAACGGATAAAGAGCCTTGGCTATCAAGGGGTTTATATTGATGATGATTTGTCTGAGGGAATAGAAATCAAAGATATTATTAGTCATGAACTAAGAAGGACAACTGTATATGCTATAAAAGATGTCTTTTCTGCGATGAACATGTCAAAGGATAGTGCTTCTAAAAGTGTTTCTAATAAATTGGATAACACCAAAAAACTAATCGAAAATATCGTTTATGATATTATTAATAATAAAAACGCAATCGTAAATATGGTAGATATTAAAATGTTTGATGAATATACTTTTTATCATTCCGTTAATGTCGCAATACTTTCTATCGCACTAGGACAAGGACTAAAGCTCACAGAAAAGGAATTATACGACCTAGGACTTGCTGCAGTTTTGCATGATATTGGGAAGGTTTATATAGATAAAGATATTTTACTAAAAAATGGTGAATTAACACAAGAAGAGTTTGAAACAGTTCAGATGCATTCAGAATTTGGGTATAGGCACTTAAGAAATTCATATGAAATCCCAATAGCTTCTTATGTAGGTGTATTGCAGCACCATGAGAAATATGATGGAACAGGCTATCCTCAAAAAAAACAAAAGGAAGAAATATCACTATTTGGAAGGATTATTTGTATCGCTGATGTCTATGATGCAATTACCTCAAATAGGCCGTATAGAAAGGCTATGCTACCATCTGAAGCTATGGAATATATAATGGCAAATAGTGGGACTATGTTTGACAGTAATATCGTAAAAATGTTTATCAATAAAATTGCAGCATATCCAATTGGAACGATGGTTAAATTAAGCAATGGTGTGGAAGCTCTTGTAGTAGAAAATAATAATATTACACCTCTTAGACCAGTAGTGAAAATTTACAAAGATGAAAAAGGCGAGCAGATGTTCACTCCCTATATAATTAATTTGGGAGATATGAGTACATCAAAAAATATTACAATTGTCGAATTGGTTTACTAG
- a CDS encoding cation transporter, protein MQKHKEITKVAILGMLGNIVLLLSKLIVGFTSNSQAMIADGLNSAGDVFASLMTYIGNKISSKPGDKDHPYGHGKAEYIFAMIISFSLLLVAFSIFRSAFNSLSAENKFQYSNWLVVVAIGTIIVKISLFIFAKSIGKKYNSLLAMANAQDHRNDVFVSLVTLIGILSGYYNIPFVDGIAGILISFWIAYTGVRIFTDAYSVLMDTNINPTLMTKMANILNQITGVEHIDAIISKPIGLKFLLIVKVSIDANLTVFEGHEISDKIKFELMALDDVDDVVVHVNPAQFHPEQMT, encoded by the coding sequence ATGCAAAAGCACAAAGAAATTACAAAAGTAGCCATTCTTGGCATGCTAGGAAATATAGTATTGTTACTTTCAAAATTGATTGTTGGATTTACATCAAATAGTCAAGCTATGATAGCTGATGGATTAAATAGCGCAGGCGACGTGTTTGCTTCTCTAATGACATATATTGGAAATAAAATATCCTCCAAACCTGGAGATAAGGATCATCCTTATGGACATGGAAAGGCTGAATATATATTTGCAATGATCATTAGTTTCTCCCTTCTGCTTGTAGCATTTTCTATTTTCAGAAGTGCTTTTAACTCATTAAGCGCAGAAAACAAGTTCCAATATTCTAACTGGCTAGTTGTCGTTGCAATTGGAACAATTATCGTTAAAATATCCTTATTTATATTTGCGAAATCGATTGGTAAAAAATACAATAGCCTTCTGGCAATGGCAAATGCGCAAGATCATAGAAACGATGTATTTGTATCGTTGGTAACCCTCATCGGAATCCTATCTGGTTACTACAACATTCCATTTGTTGATGGAATTGCTGGGATATTAATTTCCTTTTGGATTGCATACACAGGTGTAAGAATATTCACCGATGCATATTCTGTTTTAATGGATACAAATATCAACCCTACACTTATGACTAAAATGGCTAATATCCTTAATCAAATAACAGGCGTAGAACATATTGATGCAATTATTTCTAAACCAATCGGCTTAAAGTTCTTATTAATCGTTAAGGTATCAATTGATGCTAACTTAACCGTATTTGAAGGACATGAAATATCGGATAAAATCAAATTTGAGCTTATGGCATTAGATGATGTTGATGATGTAGTTGTCCATGTTAATCCAGCACAATTTCACCCTGAACAAATGACATAA
- a CDS encoding cell wall hydrolase, protein MISIWIKKVLQRSFHMIRFKKLLGKIFLTMKSLSPKAYTKGLVIVSAGMVTVLLLGTNGFIVNSKTNPEKVIDQDEKVVEEVDATKLEQTAQETELPQSSNLMKEEEDVKAVFEAASQETLNEKEIVIYTEEDFMALVKIVEAEATGEDVKGKIMVANVVLNRVKSDRFPNTIYDVVYQEYNGRAQFSPIDDGRIDSVTLTDATYEAVERALQGEDYSEGAMFFAARSMASSGAMSWFDNSLTKVAQYGVHEFYTY, encoded by the coding sequence ATGATCTCAATATGGATCAAAAAGGTATTACAAAGGAGTTTTCATATGATTAGATTTAAAAAGCTTTTAGGAAAGATTTTCTTAACAATGAAAAGCTTATCCCCAAAAGCATATACAAAAGGACTTGTTATAGTCTCAGCTGGTATGGTGACAGTTCTTTTGTTAGGAACGAATGGATTTATAGTCAATAGTAAAACAAATCCAGAAAAAGTGATTGATCAAGACGAAAAAGTAGTAGAGGAAGTTGACGCAACGAAATTAGAGCAAACAGCTCAAGAAACGGAACTGCCACAGTCTTCTAATTTAATGAAAGAAGAAGAGGACGTAAAAGCAGTATTCGAGGCAGCATCTCAAGAAACATTAAATGAGAAAGAAATTGTAATTTATACTGAAGAGGATTTCATGGCGTTAGTCAAGATTGTCGAAGCAGAAGCTACTGGCGAAGATGTTAAGGGTAAAATCATGGTGGCTAACGTAGTTCTTAACAGAGTAAAAAGTGATCGATTTCCAAATACTATATATGATGTAGTCTACCAAGAATATAATGGTAGAGCACAGTTTTCTCCAATTGATGATGGCAGAATTGACTCTGTAACATTAACGGACGCGACTTATGAGGCAGTTGAAAGAGCGCTACAAGGAGAAGATTATTCAGAAGGAGCAATGTTTTTTGCTGCTCGTTCTATGGCATCAAGCGGAGCGATGAGCTGGTTTGATAATAGCCTTACAAAGGTCGCCCAATACGGCGTACACGAGTTTTACACATATTAG
- a CDS encoding OLD family endonuclease yields MKITTLQIKNFKSIEEMTITDIENTLILVGKNNTGKSSILSAIRAMSSQYVISPFDFNQRNKNIEINLTLELSNEDLIELHHLRKISKLKNYDKWLEDFTKKIPSFADQSVYIGCKIHTDGSKKYYDGIQNNNAYIQELIPSLYIVDEGRSFDLLNDTFLDLQNFTDLDEVKNNLCQFDKGKKCNDCFNCIPLINRKSPEALTLYESLLLVKHKLYSANIKKYEDGINKYFQKSYGEQYEIHYKFNFDISQMLKINTVAKSLNNPHQVPIQQASTSMKSLYILSLFQAYLDVESKVSSIILVDQPELHLHPELQKITSEILYKLSKKNQVIFTTHSPSMLFNFSAKQIKQVLLNQNHHTTINETTNLDVILEDLGYNANDLMNVNFAFIVEGKDDRNRLPLILDQYYSEIRDEQDNLNRIAIIPTNSCTNIRTYANLKYINQTYLKDNFLMIRDSDGKDPNFLTEQLCSYYFKRMHDDDAKIPRITPRNVLILKYYSFENYFLNPTIMTQLGIISKEEDFYTILFSRYQQYIFNLRSAKIMVEKTGVKISTIEDLKNNMETIKIYIRGHNLFDIFYGRYKSREEQNRILKEYIKIAPREEFKDILDTIDSFVYFENRKK; encoded by the coding sequence ATGAAAATCACAACCTTGCAAATAAAAAACTTTAAGTCTATTGAAGAAATGACGATAACCGATATTGAAAATACCTTGATTTTAGTAGGTAAAAATAATACAGGTAAAAGCTCAATTTTAAGTGCAATACGTGCAATGTCATCTCAATATGTTATCTCCCCCTTTGATTTCAATCAGCGAAATAAAAATATAGAAATTAATTTGACCTTGGAACTATCTAATGAAGATCTAATTGAATTACATCACCTTAGAAAGATTAGTAAGCTTAAAAATTATGATAAATGGTTGGAGGACTTCACAAAAAAAATACCCTCCTTTGCTGATCAATCTGTCTACATAGGCTGTAAAATCCATACTGATGGTAGCAAAAAATACTATGACGGTATTCAAAACAACAATGCCTATATTCAAGAGCTAATCCCTTCACTATATATAGTTGATGAAGGCAGAAGCTTTGATTTACTCAATGATACCTTTTTAGACCTTCAAAATTTCACTGACTTAGACGAAGTAAAAAATAATTTGTGTCAATTTGATAAAGGCAAAAAATGCAATGATTGTTTTAATTGTATTCCACTCATAAACAGAAAATCTCCGGAGGCATTAACTCTTTATGAAAGTCTTCTATTGGTAAAACATAAGCTTTACAGCGCTAATATTAAAAAATATGAAGATGGTATTAATAAATATTTCCAAAAAAGTTATGGAGAACAATACGAGATCCATTATAAATTCAACTTTGATATCTCTCAAATGCTCAAAATTAATACAGTTGCAAAAAGCTTAAACAACCCTCATCAAGTGCCCATACAGCAAGCCTCCACTAGTATGAAAAGCTTATATATCCTTTCTCTCTTTCAAGCCTATTTAGATGTAGAGAGTAAGGTTAGCAGTATCATTTTAGTTGACCAACCAGAACTTCATTTACATCCTGAACTTCAAAAGATTACGAGTGAAATTTTGTATAAGCTTTCCAAAAAAAATCAAGTTATTTTTACTACTCATTCACCCTCAATGTTGTTCAACTTTTCCGCTAAGCAAATTAAACAAGTTCTATTAAATCAAAATCACCATACAACAATAAATGAAACAACGAACCTTGATGTTATTTTAGAAGATTTGGGATATAACGCAAATGATTTAATGAATGTAAACTTTGCATTCATTGTTGAAGGAAAGGATGATCGAAATAGGCTACCCCTAATACTCGATCAATATTACTCAGAAATTAGAGATGAACAAGATAATCTTAATCGGATTGCTATCATTCCCACAAATAGCTGTACTAACATTAGAACCTATGCAAACCTTAAGTATATTAATCAAACCTATTTAAAAGATAATTTTTTAATGATTAGAGATAGTGATGGCAAAGATCCAAATTTTCTAACTGAGCAGTTGTGTAGTTATTATTTTAAACGAATGCATGATGATGACGCTAAAATTCCACGTATTACACCAAGAAATGTACTGATTCTAAAATATTACTCCTTCGAAAATTATTTTCTTAATCCAACGATCATGACCCAGCTTGGGATCATAAGTAAAGAAGAAGATTTTTATACAATTCTCTTTTCTAGATACCAACAATACATTTTTAATCTAAGAAGTGCAAAGATTATGGTAGAAAAAACAGGCGTTAAAATTAGCACCATTGAAGATCTCAAAAATAACATGGAAACGATTAAAATTTATATTAGGGGCCATAATCTTTTTGATATATTCTATGGAAGGTACAAATCTCGCGAAGAACAAAACCGAATATTAAAAGAATATATTAAAATAGCGCCAAGAGAAGAATTCAAAGATATATTAGATACCATTGATTCCTTTGTTTATTTTGAAAACCGAAAGAAATAA
- a CDS encoding flavin reductase — protein MIKDIAFNDKLKEVMEQLGKGAFLTVKVGEEVNTMTIGWGMVGLIWNKPIFQVLVRESRHTYDLLERSEDFTVSLPIGKNMKEALAFCGSTTGKNINKLEQSLVTTKNSKKVKTPIIGECNLHFECRILAKHKLVEDQIGTDLGVLFYDNADYHTMYYGEIVACYET, from the coding sequence ATAATAAAGGATATAGCGTTTAATGATAAGCTAAAGGAAGTAATGGAGCAATTGGGAAAGGGCGCTTTCTTAACGGTTAAGGTTGGAGAGGAAGTCAATACGATGACAATTGGTTGGGGTATGGTTGGGCTAATCTGGAACAAGCCAATTTTCCAAGTTCTTGTCAGAGAGTCAAGACATACTTACGATTTGCTTGAACGTAGTGAAGACTTTACTGTGAGCTTGCCAATTGGTAAGAATATGAAGGAAGCCCTTGCTTTTTGTGGTAGTACTACAGGGAAGAATATTAACAAGCTTGAACAATCCCTTGTAACAACTAAGAATAGTAAAAAGGTAAAGACTCCAATTATAGGTGAGTGCAATCTCCATTTTGAATGTAGAATACTTGCAAAACATAAACTTGTAGAAGATCAAATTGGAACTGATTTAGGTGTCCTGTTTTATGATAACGCGGATTACCATACCATGTATTATGGAGAAATTGTTGCTTGTTACGAAACATAA
- a CDS encoding HD-GYP domain-containing protein: MRYVPADGLVEGMVIGKSLYDKNHNLLLSKGSIIQTAYVQRIKNLGYQGVYIDDEISADIEIKDIINDEIRMKMIQTVKDVCIHSNEGPKTKKSSKDTIEKKLDITKQLIATIVEQLLINKDTMVNLIDLKFFDDYTYFHSVNVAVLSVVIGVGLGLDKEELYNLGLGAILHDMGKIFIDKDVVNKPSKLTVAEYEEIKRHSEFGYKYLKETYQIPTASYIGVLHHHEKYDGSGYPSNVSKDSISLIGRIICIADVYDALISNRPYRAALLPSEAMEYIMANGGLMFDVNITKVFARKVAPFPVGTYVKLSNGYTGIVAENFEEACMRPSVKIILDPEGKKIMPRFINLKDDRNLRAVTITAVNNI, from the coding sequence ATGAGATATGTACCAGCTGACGGACTAGTTGAAGGAATGGTGATTGGAAAGAGCCTTTATGATAAAAATCATAATTTGCTGCTCAGTAAGGGAAGCATTATTCAGACTGCATATGTTCAAAGAATAAAAAACTTGGGATATCAAGGTGTATATATAGATGATGAAATTTCCGCCGACATAGAGATCAAAGATATTATAAATGATGAAATAAGAATGAAGATGATTCAAACTGTCAAAGATGTTTGCATACATTCAAATGAAGGTCCAAAGACTAAAAAATCAAGTAAAGACACGATTGAAAAAAAGCTTGATATAACTAAGCAACTAATAGCAACCATTGTAGAGCAATTGCTCATTAATAAGGATACAATGGTTAATTTGATCGACCTAAAATTTTTCGATGACTATACATATTTCCATAGTGTTAATGTTGCGGTTCTTTCAGTTGTGATTGGAGTAGGCCTTGGATTAGATAAAGAAGAGCTTTACAATCTTGGCCTTGGAGCAATTTTACATGATATGGGTAAGATATTTATTGACAAGGATGTAGTGAATAAGCCGAGTAAATTAACTGTTGCTGAATACGAAGAAATAAAAAGGCATTCAGAATTTGGTTATAAATATTTGAAAGAAACTTATCAAATCCCTACTGCTTCCTATATTGGAGTATTACATCATCATGAAAAATATGATGGTAGTGGATATCCATCTAACGTTTCTAAGGATTCCATTTCATTAATTGGGAGAATCATATGCATAGCTGATGTTTATGATGCACTCATTTCAAATCGGCCTTATAGAGCGGCCTTATTACCTTCTGAAGCAATGGAATATATCATGGCAAATGGTGGGCTAATGTTTGATGTAAACATTACCAAAGTATTTGCTAGAAAAGTGGCTCCATTTCCTGTTGGAACGTATGTTAAGTTGAGTAATGGGTATACAGGCATCGTAGCTGAAAACTTTGAAGAGGCATGTATGAGGCCGAGTGTAAAAATAATTCTTGATCCTGAAGGCAAGAAGATAATGCCGCGATTTATTAATCTTAAAGATGATAGAAATCTAAGAGCAGTGACAATAACTGCTGTCAATAATATTTAA
- a CDS encoding threonine synthase, whose translation MTQVLYNSTRGQEKNIEASLAIVKGLACDGGLFVPNQLPKMTTSMEALYAMNYQELAYEVMKHFLTDFTEQELKACIANAYDDKFDTKTIAPLVKKGDAYYLELFHGNTIAFKDMALSILPYLMKTAAKKQNIDNEIVILTATSGDTGKAALAGFANVEGTKIIVFYPKDGVSPIQKHQMVTQKGENTYVIGIEGNFDDAQNGVKEIFNDEAFGKEVEAKGYQFSSANSINIGRLVPQIVYYYYAYTSLVNAGDLKDGEPMNVVVPTGNFGNILAAYYAKEMGLPIAKFICASNDNKVLFDFINTGVYDRKREFILTSSPSMDILISSNLERLIYQISKGNSDLTANLMKMLSKNGEYTITDTMKDGLKDFYGDYASDEETLETIKAVFDKTDYLLDTHTAVGYAVYKKYKAATSDTTKTVIAATASPYKFTRSVMLAIDKEYDKYSDFELIEKMEELSQVNVPNAIKEILSAEVLHRMECTKEQMKEKINKILN comes from the coding sequence ATGACTCAAGTTTTGTATAACAGTACAAGAGGACAAGAAAAAAATATAGAAGCATCTTTAGCAATTGTAAAAGGTTTGGCTTGTGATGGAGGGCTTTTTGTTCCAAATCAATTGCCTAAAATGACAACTTCTATGGAAGCTTTATATGCGATGAATTATCAAGAATTAGCCTATGAAGTAATGAAACATTTTTTAACTGATTTTACAGAGCAAGAGCTTAAAGCTTGTATAGCGAATGCTTATGATGATAAATTTGATACGAAGACAATTGCACCACTTGTAAAAAAAGGGGATGCTTATTACTTAGAATTATTTCACGGGAATACGATTGCATTTAAGGATATGGCGCTATCGATTTTACCATATTTAATGAAAACTGCTGCCAAGAAACAAAATATAGATAATGAAATTGTGATTTTAACTGCAACCTCAGGAGATACTGGGAAAGCAGCACTAGCTGGTTTTGCTAATGTTGAAGGAACAAAGATCATTGTATTTTACCCTAAAGACGGAGTGAGTCCAATTCAAAAACATCAAATGGTAACACAAAAGGGAGAAAATACATACGTTATTGGTATTGAAGGGAATTTTGATGATGCCCAAAATGGTGTTAAGGAAATATTTAATGACGAAGCTTTCGGGAAAGAAGTTGAAGCAAAGGGTTATCAATTTTCCTCTGCAAATTCCATAAATATAGGTAGATTAGTACCTCAAATTGTTTATTATTATTATGCATATACATCACTTGTAAATGCAGGTGATCTAAAAGATGGTGAGCCGATGAATGTAGTTGTACCTACAGGCAATTTTGGCAATATCCTAGCAGCCTATTATGCAAAAGAAATGGGATTGCCTATCGCTAAGTTCATTTGTGCGTCAAATGATAATAAAGTACTATTTGACTTTATAAATACTGGAGTTTATGATAGAAAGAGGGAATTTATTTTGACTAGTTCTCCATCTATGGATATATTAATCTCAAGCAATCTTGAACGACTCATTTATCAGATTTCTAAAGGCAACAGTGACTTAACAGCTAATTTAATGAAAATGTTATCAAAAAATGGTGAGTATACGATTACAGATACGATGAAAGATGGTCTGAAGGATTTCTACGGCGATTATGCATCCGATGAAGAAACCCTTGAAACAATAAAAGCAGTATTTGATAAAACAGATTATTTGCTTGATACACATACAGCAGTAGGGTATGCTGTTTATAAAAAATACAAAGCGGCTACCTCAGATACTACGAAAACTGTTATAGCAGCAACCGCGAGTCCATATAAGTTTACACGAAGTGTTATGTTAGCAATTGATAAAGAATATGATAAATATAGCGATTTTGAACTTATAGAAAAGATGGAAGAATTATCACAGGTAAACGTACCAAATGCTATAAAAGAAATCTTATCGGCAGAGGTGCTTCATCGAATGGAATGTACGAAAGAACAAATGAAAGAAAAAATAAATAAAATCCTAAACTAA
- a CDS encoding prephenate dehydrogenase/arogenate dehydrogenase family protein has translation MIDQVGFIGLGLIGGSIAKAIKKNNLAKQIIAFDIDKLSLTLANQDNIVDVCAEGIDEHFKECSIIFLCCPVNVNIEAYNKLVQIVHPDCIITDVGSTKENIIEEINKHKSPCTFIGGHPMAGSDKYGYAAATAHLFENAYYILTPIDDTDKLKTRILYDLIKGIKALPVVISPDQHDLVTATISHVPHVIAALLVNMVKTLDSDEGYLHTLAAGGFKDITRIASSSPVMWQQICLTNKDNIVKILKHFKEDIDTIMKSIQSGNQHDIYDFFEGAREYRESFQEKTSGALLQSYSVTVDVVDEPGIIAQIATLLSNHEISIKNIGIINNREHTSGVLEIVFYDETCLEKSIEVLNDMNYVVYKR, from the coding sequence ATGATTGATCAAGTTGGCTTTATTGGCTTAGGATTGATAGGTGGCTCAATTGCTAAGGCAATTAAAAAAAATAATTTAGCTAAACAAATAATTGCATTTGATATTGACAAATTATCCTTGACTTTAGCTAATCAGGATAATATTGTTGATGTCTGTGCTGAGGGAATTGATGAACACTTTAAAGAGTGTTCTATCATTTTTTTGTGCTGTCCAGTTAATGTTAATATTGAAGCATATAACAAATTAGTTCAAATCGTTCATCCGGATTGTATCATAACAGATGTTGGCAGTACAAAAGAAAATATTATAGAAGAAATCAATAAACACAAATCTCCTTGCACTTTTATAGGAGGCCATCCTATGGCTGGTTCAGATAAATATGGATATGCAGCTGCAACTGCTCACCTTTTTGAGAATGCATATTATATATTAACACCAATTGATGATACCGATAAACTTAAAACGCGTATATTATATGATTTGATTAAAGGAATTAAAGCCTTACCCGTTGTTATTTCTCCAGATCAACATGATCTTGTTACTGCAACGATAAGTCATGTTCCTCATGTCATCGCTGCATTACTTGTTAATATGGTTAAAACCCTTGATTCTGACGAAGGATATTTACATACGTTAGCAGCTGGAGGTTTTAAAGATATTACTAGAATTGCTTCGTCTTCTCCTGTAATGTGGCAACAAATCTGTCTTACCAACAAAGACAACATCGTGAAAATATTAAAGCATTTTAAAGAGGATATCGATACTATAATGAAATCCATTCAAAGTGGAAACCAGCATGACATTTATGATTTTTTTGAAGGTGCTAGAGAATATAGAGAATCTTTTCAAGAAAAGACTTCTGGTGCACTTTTACAATCCTATTCTGTTACTGTTGATGTTGTAGATGAACCCGGTATTATAGCGCAAATAGCTACTCTTTTGAGTAATCATGAAATTAGCATTAAAAATATTGGTATTATAAATAACCGTGAGCATACTAGTGGTGTACTTGAAATTGTATTTTATGATGAAACTTGTCTTGAAAAAAGTATTGAAGTTCTAAATGATATGAATTACGTTGTATACAAACGTTAG